CCATCAGCCGAACGTCGTGGCTCCTCGCGTCGAACGCGCGCGTGACGAACCTGGCCGACGATGTGCTGACGCTGACCTTCTCGAGCGCTGCCGACGTCGCGAAGTTCAAGGAACGCCGCGCCGGCGCGGGACCCAGCGAAGACTTGCGGCGCGCCATCCAGAGCGTCGTCGGGATCACGGTGAAGTACCTTGCGCGGCACGAACCAGACGGTGGCTCGCGCACCGACGACGAGCCGCCACCGCCCCCCGACGACGAACCTCCGCCACCCGACGACGCACCGCCGGCACCGCCGCAACCGTCGTCGAAGCCGTCTGTCGCACCGTCCTCCTCACGACCCGCGGGGTCACAGCGTCCCCCCGCTCCCCGAAGTGCCCCCTCGGCGGCCGCGCCCGTGACGGAGTGGGCGGTCGCGCCGATCCCGACGACGCCCGGAGCCCCATCCGCGCTCCCGGCCCTCGCCGTCGACGACGAGCCCGAAGATGCGGCATCCGCACTCGGCCACTCCCGTGTCGCCACGATCGCTCCCGCTCGCGAGGGCGACGTGCTGCCGTCGGAGTCGGGCACGACCGACGACGATGACGACGACGGTGCGCCCGAGCCCGAGTCGCCCGACGCGCCGGTGCCGCCGGTCGTCGCCCCGCGCATCCAGACGACGTTGCGCACGAACGGCGTGCAGCGTGTGGGTGAGGCCGTCGTCCGGCAGATGCTCGGCGCGCGCTACGTCGGCGACGAGCCTTTCACCCCGCCCACGAGGTTCAACTGACCCATGTATGACGGCATCGTCCAAGACCTGATCGACGAATTCGGTCGGCTTCCCGGCATCGGCCCGAAGTCTGCCCAGCGCATCACGTTCCACATCCTGCAGTCGCCGTCCTTCGACGTCTCACGGCTCGCCGAACTGCTGAGCGTGGTGCGGGAGCGCGTGCGGTTCTGCGACATCTGCGGCAACGTGTCCGAGCAGGAGCGCTGTTCGATCTGTCGCGATCCGCGTCGCAATGCGACCCTGATCTGTGTCGTCGAAGACGCGAAGGACGTCTCCGCCATCGAGCGAACCCGCGAGTTCCGCGGGCTCTACCACGTCCTCGGCGGCGCGATCAGTCCCATCGCGGGCGTCGGTCCCGACGACCTGCGGATCACGCAGCTCATGCAGCGTCTGGCCGACGGCACGGTGCAGGAAGTCATCCTGGCGACGAACCCCAACCTCGAGGGCGAGGCGACCGCCACCTACCTCAGCAGGCTCCTCCGCACCCTCGAGATCTCGGTCACGCGCCTGGCATCGGGGCTCCCCGTCGGAGGCGACCTCGAATACGCCGACGAGGTCACCCTCGGTCGCGCCTTCGAAGGCCGCCGCGCCATCGGCTGAGCCCCGCCGCATCCGCCGCCGGTGTCGCCGAGACCGGGGGTTTCGCCGACTCCGGGTGGTGTGCGGGTGTGTTTCGGCGAGGCCCTCGGTCTCAGCGGCGGTGCGTCCGGCCTGCGACGGCGCGGGCGACGAGGGTCAGCGGAGCACTTCGACGAGTGCCACCCACGACACGACGAGCGCTGTGATGATCGCCAGGATGGCTCCCACCGCCGCGACGGCGAGGGCTGACGGAAGCCCGGCGATGCCGAGCACGCCCGCGGCGAGATACGTCAGGGCGGGAAGGAACCCGATCGCGGCCTTCACGCCACGCGCGCGGTCGCGCCGATCGTCGTCGGTCGCGAGGATCCGAGCCGTCTGGACCGGGAAGACCAGAGCGATGAGCGAGGCCAGAGTCACGAGTACGCCGAACCACATCTCATCGAGATCGGGCATCAACCCGAGCGCCGAGACGACGAGTGCGAGGACGAGCATGACGATCCCCGTGCCCAGGCGGGCAGTGAGTCCGCGCGACTTGACGATGTCGCCGATGTTGACGCTGGCCGCGACGATGACGAGACCCCCGAGCGTCGCCGTCGCCCCCACGATCGCGACGTTGAAGTCCTTCCACTCGGCGAGCACCTCGGTCATGCCCGCACTCTAGCGCTATCCGTCATCTCGCGATCAGACGCCGGTCACAGAGTGCTCACCCGTCGGGCACGCGTCGGTTCCCGGTACGGGCGAAGATGGCGCGCGGTGAGTGCATCTGCCGCGCCGCGCGCCGTTGTCAGGTGCTTCGAGGCACGTTCCGTGGGAAGGCGTCAGTGATAGACGACGTTCCCCCACAGGATCCGCCGATCGGTCTCATCGCCGACAGGTTTCGAGTTGCAGGTCTCCTCGGGACCGGCGGGTCGGCATCCGTCTTCAGAGCCTTCGACAGCACGGAGAACCGCGCCGTCGCGATCAAGCTCCTGCATCCGCACCTGTCGGATGACGCGGGGATCCGTGCCGCGTTCCTCGCCGAGGCGCGGCGATCCCGGGAGCTTCGGCATCCGCGGATCGTCGAGGTGATCGACGTCGGAGTGTTCCACGACGACGGCAGCGTCATCGCCTGGATCGCAGAGGAACTCATCGCGGGCGCAACGCTCGCCGAGCACGTGCGCGCCCACGGTCCGCTCTCGACGCGCCACGCCGTCGAGCTCGGGCGCGGGATCCTCGACGCCCTGAGCGCAGCCCACGACGCTGGGCTCGTCCACCGCGACGTTTCGCCGACGAACGTGATGCTCGAGTTCGACGGCGACACCCTTGTCGACGTGACGCTCCTCGACTTCGGACTGGCCGATGTGACGGGCGCGGATGCCGTCGGCAGCGACGTTCTGCGGAGCAGGTCGCACGCGGGGCGAACGGGAGTCGTCGGCAACGTCCACTTCGCCTCACCTGAACAGCTCAGGGGCGAGCCGATCGACGGACGCGGCGACCTCTATCAGCTCGGGGCTGTGCTCTTCTTCGCCGTGACCGGTCGTCGTCCCTACGACTCGCCCGACCGGACGGCCGTCATGCGAGCCCACCTCTCGTCGCCGCCACCTGTGCCCTCCGTCCGAGCGCCGGGGGTGCCGGGGGCATTCGATCGGGTCGTCGTCCGTGCGATGCTGAAGTCGCCCGAGGATCGATTTCAGGATGCCGCGGAAATGCGCGCTGCGCTCGACACGGTGATCGTGGCGTCCGGGTCGGTCGACGCGACGACCGTCACTCGGGTGTGGGGCCCTCCGCAGTCAGGACAGCGGCCAGCACAGACGGGGGTGTCGGCGACGACGGATGCCGAGCCAGTCCGCCCGCGTGAGTCCATCGCGTGGGGGGTGGGGCTCGCTGCGGCAGCGCTCCTGACGGCCGTCGTCATCGCCG
This genomic stretch from Microbacterium sp. SLBN-146 harbors:
- the recR gene encoding recombination mediator RecR, with product MYDGIVQDLIDEFGRLPGIGPKSAQRITFHILQSPSFDVSRLAELLSVVRERVRFCDICGNVSEQERCSICRDPRRNATLICVVEDAKDVSAIERTREFRGLYHVLGGAISPIAGVGPDDLRITQLMQRLADGTVQEVILATNPNLEGEATATYLSRLLRTLEISVTRLASGLPVGGDLEYADEVTLGRAFEGRRAIG
- a CDS encoding protein kinase domain-containing protein, encoding MIDDVPPQDPPIGLIADRFRVAGLLGTGGSASVFRAFDSTENRAVAIKLLHPHLSDDAGIRAAFLAEARRSRELRHPRIVEVIDVGVFHDDGSVIAWIAEELIAGATLAEHVRAHGPLSTRHAVELGRGILDALSAAHDAGLVHRDVSPTNVMLEFDGDTLVDVTLLDFGLADVTGADAVGSDVLRSRSHAGRTGVVGNVHFASPEQLRGEPIDGRGDLYQLGAVLFFAVTGRRPYDSPDRTAVMRAHLSSPPPVPSVRAPGVPGAFDRVVVRAMLKSPEDRFQDAAEMRAALDTVIVASGSVDATTVTRVWGPPQSGQRPAQTGVSATTDAEPVRPRESIAWGVGLAAAALLTAVVIAVPLLIPAESAAPRPVSSTPAASVPAPSPSTPVPNAPAVAQTVVVPSLGALGEFLTALHAGGLVAGDIRYVDSPADPDTVIDAMPAPGEQVAAGTVVALTVASGANVVPAVAGLTPVQALEVVRSAGFDAQLAIVTSSDLPRDVVIGTDPATGSHRLGSTVRIVVSAGPVQPTPKPTPTPEPTPEPTSTVPGNPPDGE